From one Astatotilapia calliptera chromosome 10, fAstCal1.2, whole genome shotgun sequence genomic stretch:
- the pcolcea gene encoding procollagen C-endopeptidase enhancer a, with the protein MKPMSHIWGLSLVLSLSLGWTKAQQTNFTRPVFYCGGDMVAESGFVGSEGFPSFYKPNSKCAWRITVPEGNVITLSFRIFDLEADSQCRYDYLDVYNGHSNLVQKLGRFCGTFRPGALISTTNMMMLEMVTDDETQSRGFLAYFSAVKPYVSDEQFCGGRMTKAQGEIKTPNWPDKKYEPGTSCSWLITVEPNMVIHVNFDKFALEDDAYCRFDYVAFFNGGERDDSRLIGKYCGDQVPEPIVTSGNVLLVQFVSDLSVTSDGFLAHFTSIARGSQIPTVNSGQTTRYSPPVPSVKPAHPSTPIETTTKYVPAPVPRSTPSPKPVKPTRDRNAKPNGKRPVPQNPLCAKACKRNGTIKTSFCASEFVLTGKVTSVAPRPRGAIQITVSLIKAYKAGRLTITQVGETMSVKLMSQCKKCPLFRKGVNYIIMGQVNEQGQGTLEPGAFTALYKAPHHKLLMNISQQPC; encoded by the exons GCCTGTGTTCTACTGCGGAGGAGACATGGTTGCTGAATCAGGCTTTGTTGGAAGTGAAGGGTTCCCAAGCTTCTacaaaccaaacagcaaatgtgCCTGGCGCATCACT GTCCCAGAGGGAAACGTGATAACGCTCTCCTTTCGCATTTTTGACCTCGAGGCTGACTCACAATGCCGCTACGACTATCTGGATGTTTACAATGGACATTCCAACTTGGTGCAAAAACTGGGTCGCTTTTGTGGAACTTTCCGACCTGGAGCGCTCATTTCAACCACAAACATGATGATGCTGGAGATGGTGACTGATGACGAGACGCAGAGTCGAGGATTTCTGGCCTATTTCAGTGCAGTCAAACCCTACGTATCTG ACGAACAGTTCTGTGGGGGGAGGATGACAAAAGCCCAGGGAGAGATCAAGACACCCAACTGGCCCGACAAAAAATACGAACCAGGAACAAGCTGCTCCTGGCTGATCACTGTGGAGCCCAATATG GTGATCCACGTGAATTTTGATAAGTTTGCCTTGGAGGATGACGCTTATTGTCGCTTTGACTATGTGGCATTCTTTAATGGCGGAGAGAGGGATGACTCACGTCTGATTGGAAAATACTGTGGCGATCAGGTCCCAGA ACCTATTGTTACCAGCGGAAATGTGCTACTGGTCCAGTTTGTGTCAGACCTCAGTGTGACGTCTGATGGGTTCCTCGCCCACTTTACCAGCATCGCACGTGGTTCTCAGATACCAACAGTCAACTCAGGACAGACTACAAGATACAGTCCTCCAGTACCTTCTGTCAAACCTGCACATCCTTCTACCCCGATAGAAACAACCACCAAATATGTGCCAGCTCCTGTCCCTAGGTCCACTCCGAGCCCCAAACCAGTCAAGCCCACTAGAGACCGTAATGCAAAGCCAAATGGAAAGAGGCCTG TGCCTCAAAATCCACTCTGTGCCAAAGCCTGTAAAAGAAATGGAACAATCAAGACTAGTTTCTGTGCCAGTGAATTTG TATTAACCGGGAAGGTGACCTCTGTGGCCCCGAGGCCCCGAGGTGCTATTCAGATTACTGTGTCCCTCATCAAGGCCTACAAAGCAGGCCGGCTAACCATAACACAAGTTGGAGAGACCATGTCAGTTAAGCTGATGTCGCAGTGCAAGAAGTGCCCGCTGTTCCGCAAAG GTGTCAACTACATCATCATGGGTCAGGTGAATGAACAGGGACAAGGTACCCTGGAACCCGGTGCATTCACAGCTCTCTACAAAGCCCCACACCACAAATTGTTAATGAATATCAGCCAACAACCCTGTTAA
- the tmem88a gene encoding transmembrane protein 88a, whose amino-acid sequence MSLSRTGTLEKTMSEQARSEARFSSRLGSGVVVPPPYSHRGSEAADPPVELRGSLDCWACSVLVTAQNMIIALINFSLASILFGIILTPALTMIIFGFLCHSTVQPHGTSLYCSDLLDDTACIALLVVGFLLLTPLLVLALAAYCRLARHLQLGLCFIPYSRAVYKNLPTQRNQKQGPGSCFSQQDAMERQGKGSIWV is encoded by the exons ATGAGCCTCTCACGGACCGGGACGCTGGAGAAGACAATGTCTGAGCAAGCCCGCTCCGAAGCACGGTTCTCCTCCAGATTGGGGTCAGGGGTCGTGGTGCCGCCTCCTTACTCTCACAGAGGGAGCGAAGCCGCTGACCCCCCTGTGGAGTTGAGGGGCTCTCTGGACTGCTGGGCGTGCTCCGTGCTGGTCACTGCACAGAATATGATCATCGCTCTGATCAATTTCAGTCTGGCCAGCATCTTGTTCGGCATCATTCTCACCCCTGCGCTGACCATGATCATATTCGGCTTTCTCTGCCACTCCACA GTGCAGCCCCATGGAACATCACTATACTGTTCAGACCTGCTGGACGACACAGCCTGCATAGCCCTGCTGGTGGTGGGCTTTCTGCTGCTCACCCCTCTGCTGGTCTTGGCGCTGGCGGCTTACTGCCGTCTGGCCCGACACCTCCAGCTGGGCCTGTGCTTCATCCCCTACAGCCGGGCTGTGTACAAGAACCTGCCCACCCAACGCAATCAGAAGCAAGGTCCGGGGAGCTGCTTTAGTCAACAGGATGCAATGGAGAGACAGGGGAAGGGTAGCATCTGGGTGTAG